In Erigeron canadensis isolate Cc75 chromosome 1, C_canadensis_v1, whole genome shotgun sequence, a single window of DNA contains:
- the LOC122584750 gene encoding myosin heavy chain IB: MSTYLRRKVSIEGNDEDKSDVGSDETTPYDGNVTEDQDPFAGGKVRRKASMGRSFKGDYIDVRSKPYLMKILEKQGDRGVIFADKVLKFTGSGKMKRRILLITNIAIYIIDPEACALKRRIKLAAVEKLCLSELSDNFLAVIVSTEYDLLMATTRKTEIVSMLVESMKSTSNYELEVHLSNSFEYHATSDRVKEIKFEEVKGGIKTRIVNK; the protein is encoded by the exons ATGTCTACTTACCTCCGACGCAAAGTTTCAATCGAAGGAAATGATGAAGATAAATCAGACGTTGGGAGCGATGAAACGACGCCGTATGACGGAAATGTTACAGAAGATCAGGATCCATTCGCCGGCGGGAAAGTTCGTCGGAAAGCATCAATGGGGAGAAGCTTTAAAGGTGATTATATTGATGTTAGGTCCAAGCCATATCTcatgaaaatcttggaaaaacaag GTGACAGAGGAGTCATCTTTGCTGATAAAGTTCTGAAGTTTACAGGTTCAGGAAAGATGAAACGGAGAATTCTGCTAATTACTAATATTGCCATCTATATTATTGATCCTGAAGCTTGTGCACTTAAAAGGCGGATTAAGCTTGCTGCAGTTGAGAAGCTTTGTTTGAGTGAATTAAGCGATAATTTCTTAGCAGTTATCGTCTCAACCGAGTATGACCTTCTCATGGCTACTACTAGGAAGACTGAGATTGTAAGTATGCTAGTGGAATCTATGAAGAGCACATCAAACTATGAGTTGGAAGTTCACTTGTCTAACAG TTTCGAGTATCATGCTACTTCTGACCGagtaaaagaaattaagttTGAGGAGGTTAAAG GTGGAATTAAAACGAGAATTGTGAACAAGTAA
- the LOC122584784 gene encoding probable inactive receptor kinase At4g23740 — MMRMKNNLVFIVMLFFGAIFSLGNTEPIQDKKLLLEFIENIPHSPFINWDINTSACSNWTGVTCNHNRTSVIAVRLPALSLEGSLPLNTLSRLSNLQILSLRSNGLSGLFPSDFYNLKNLTSLHLQCNGFYGPLPTNLSFWNNLSVLNLSHNRFNGSIDPSISSLTHLTVLSLANNSLSGEIPDFSSASLQVLDLSNNNFTGTVPQSLMRFPSSAFLGNNLVPQGLMLPTVSYYSSGASKKSKLGHSAILGIVIGSCVFVLGLLTLLMVFWVSKKEGRKQNVQRSVRKEKKVKGIEKLKSTSENGNENGNGSLVFFEGSSLAFNLEDLLRASAEVLGKGTFGITYKAALEESSAVVVKRLLGINVTRREFEQQMEIVGKTVHENVVPLRAYYYSKDEKLMVYDYFNQGSVSSMLHANRGADRTPLDWDSRLRIAIGAARGITHIHTQDSRKLVHGNIKASNTFLNQQHYGCVSDLGLAAIMNPTLAQVMKSGGYQAPEIADTKKVYQASDVYSFGVLLLELLTGKSPTHATCSNDTVHLVRWVQSVVQEEWTAEVFDVELLRYPNIEEEMVEMLQIGMQCVAKSPEQRPKMAEVVTLMESIRADEQRLL, encoded by the exons TGTAGTAACTGGACTGGTGTAACTTGTAATCATAATCGTACATCGGTCATAGCTGTGCGTTTGCCTGCTTTAAGTCTTGAAGGATCTTTACCTTTGAATACTCTTTCTCGGTTATCGAATCTTCAGATATTGAGTTTGAGGTCTAATGGATTATCGGGTCTTTTTCCGTCTGATTTCtacaatttgaaaaacttaacATCCTTACATTTACAATGCAATGGGTTTTATGGTCCATTACCTACGAATTTATCTTTTTGGAACAATCTGTCTGTTCTTAATTTGTCCCACAATCGTTTTAATGGAAGCATTGATCCTTCCATTTCGAGTTTGACTCACCTCACTGTTTTGAGTCTTGCGAATAACTCACTTTCTGGTGAAATTCCAGATTTTAGTAGCGCGAGTTTACAAGTTCTTGATTTGTCTAACAACAATTTCACTGGAACCGTGCCTCAGTCTCTTATGAGATTTCCTAGCTCGGCTTTTCTAGGAAATAATCTTGTTCCTCAAGGTCTAATGCTCCCGACTGTTTCATATTATAGTAGCGGAGCGTCAAAGAAGTCAAAACTTGGTCATTCTGCTATTCTTGGGATAGTGATAGGAAGTTGTGTGTTTGTGTTGGGATTACTTACATTGCTAATGGTTTTCTGGGTTTCAAAGAAAGAAGGCAGAAAGCAAAATGTGCAGAGGTCGGttaggaaagaaaagaaagtaaagGGTATAGAGAAACTCAAATCAACAAGTGAAAATGGGAATGAGAATGGGAATGGAAGTCTTGTTTTCTTTGAGGGGAGTAGTCTTGCTTTTAACTTGGAGGATCTGTTAAGGGCTTCTGCAGAGGTGCTTGGTAAAGGAACTTTTGGCATAACTTATAAAGCAGCCTTGGAGGAATCAAGTGCAGTTGTGGTGAAGAGATTGCTGGGTATAAATGTAACTAGACGAGAGTTTGAGCAACAAATGGAGATTGTTGGAAAGACGGTACATGAAAATGTGGTTCCTTTAAGGGCGTATTACTACTCCAAAGACGAAAAGTTGATGGTGTATGATTACTTCAACCAAGGGAGTGTTTCTTCAATGTTGCACG CAAATAGAGGTGCGGACAGGACTCCATTAGATTGGGATAGCCGTTTGAGGATAGCCATAGGAGCAGCAAGAGGTATAACTCATATTCACACACAAGATAGTAGGAAGCTTGTTCATGGAAACATCAAAGCCTCAAACACCTTCCTCAACCAACAACATTATGGCTGTGTTAGTGATCTGGGCCTGGCAGCCATAATGAATCCGACGTTGGCACAGGTGATGAAGAGTGGTGGATACCAAGCACCAGAAATAGCGGACACTAAGAAGGTATACCAAGCATCTGATGTCTACTCTTTTGGAGTTTTACTTCTTGAGCTTCTCACTGGCAAGTCACCTACACATGCAACCTGTAGCAATGACACAGTCCACTTGGTGAGATGGGTGCAGTCAGTGGTTCAGGAAGAATGGACTGCAGAGGTTTTTGATGTGGAGCTTTTGAGGTATCCAAATATAGAAGAAGAGATGGTTGAGATGCTACAGATAGGGATGCAATGTGTGGCGAAGTCACCAGAACAGCGACCTAAAATGGCAGAGGTGGTTACATTGATGGAGAGCATTCGAGCTGATGAACAGCGTCTCCTATAA